In the genome of Fusobacterium perfoetens, the window CAATTCTTTTTAAGAAAGTAACCTTGTGTCCCACTGATTCAAACATTCTTCTCACCTGTCTATTTCTTCCCTCTTTTATAGAAAAATTAAGAGTTGTAAATTGTGGTGTAGAAGATATTATTTTTCCTCTAGCAGGTAGTGTCATCTTATCATCTAAAAGGACACCTTTTTTAAGTCTATTTAATGTAGAAAGAGAAACAGTTCCCATAACTTCTACATAATAAGTTTTATATACTTCACCTCTTGGGTGGATAACTCTGTTGTAAATTTCCCCATCATTTGTAAGAATTATAAGTCCCTCAGTATCGTAGTCAAGACGACCTATTGGGAAAATTCTTTCATCAGTTTTAATTAAATCTACAACTAATTTTCTTCCTCTATCATCTTTTACAGCTGATAAAACTTTTTGAGGTTTATTAAGCATAAAATAAACTTTTTCAGACTTATCTTTTTTTATAGATTTTCCGTCAATAAAAATCTCATCACTTGAATCTACTTTTATTCCAGATTCAGCTAATTTCCCATTGACAGTTATTCTACCTTGTTCAATCATTTGGTCAATAGCACGTCTTGAATCAATACCAAGATTTGCTAAAAATTTATTAATTCTAACTTTTTCCATAACTCTTCCTATTCTGATTTTTTATTTTCTATATAATGCAATTTTTCTAATTGTTCTTTTATCTCTTGATAATTAGGTAGCTCATTTACATAGTCAATCCCCAAATATCCCAAAAATTTTTCAGTGACTTCATAAAGATTTGGTCTACCTACAGTTTCTTTTTTCCCACAGATTCTTACAAAATTTCTACTTTCAAGGTTTCCTATTATACTATCAACATTAACCCCTCTTATAGATTCAATCTCACTTTTTGTTATAGGTTGATTGTAAGCGATAATTGACAGAGTTTCTAAAGTTGCTCCTGAAAGTTTTTTAGGTTTCTTCTCTTGTTCAAAAAAATTATTTACAACTCCTCCATATTTTGGATTTGAAACAAGATAAATATGTGTATCTGTAATTTCGATATTTATCCCAGAAGATTTTCTCTCTCCCTTTAATTCATAAATAATAGGGATAAGTTTATCAATAGGGATTTTAAAAAACTTAGAAAGGTCTTTTATCTTTACGTCTTCTCCACCGATAAAAAGAATAGCCTCTATTTTTTCTTTTAGATTTTCATATAAACTTAAGTCAATATTATTCATAAGTCACCTTTATTATAATTTTTTTATATCATCTAAAGAGATATTGTTTTTTGCTAAAGTTCTCACAAATTTTCCTATTGGAAATCCCATAACTGCAAAAAAATCTCCATCTATTCTCTCTACAAAATAACTACCCTTTCCTTGAATACCGTAAGAACCAGCTTTGTCAAACGGTTCTTTTGTATCTATATACCAAGAAATCTCCTCATCGGTTATATTTTTAAAGTAAACTTCAGAAACTTCTGAATCAGAAATTGAGATATTTTTAGAGATATTTACAAAAGAAAAACTTGTGATAACCTTATGAGGTCTTCCAGAAAGACTGTGTAACATCTCATAAATATCTTTTTTATCTTTTGGCTTTCCAAGAATTTTATCATCTACTACCACAACAGTATCAGCTCCAACAACAAATTCATTGGGATAAACTTCAGCCACTGCTAAGACTTTTTTTCTAGCAATATCCTCTATTCTTTTTATTATATCTTCTTCATCACTAACTTCATCAATATTTTTTGTAATAACTTTTAGATTAAATCCAAAATTTTCTAAAATCTCCTTTCTTCTAGGAGAATTTGATGCTAAAATCATTTATTTTGTCACCTGTCTTTTAAAGTTTTTATTTCTAGCTCTAGCAAGTTGCTCTCTTATTCCTATATCTTGAGCTTTATTATAGTTTTTAAACTCTTTTTGTTCGTCTTTTATAAGAGCCTCTTTTATCTCTATTTTGTTTTGTAAATCCTCTTGACGCTCTTCAAGGGATTTTATACTTAAAGAACTTTTTTTAGTACTTCTAATAAATCTAATAAAAACAGTTACCCCAGAAATAAAGAAAGAAGCAATTCCAATCAGAAAAGCCAATGAAGCAACTACTGAAATTCTAAAGTTCTCAAAAAGATATAGAGAAGATTCTGTAAAAATATATCCAAGTTTAAAAGTATTTAAAGATGTAAATAAAATATTAAAGGAATTTAACTCTGAAAATGTATTTACATAGATTATCAAAGTTAGAAAAGCAATAGTTACAAGAAAAATATTAAAAAATAAAAGTCTTGTCCTATATGCAAATAATACATATTTATCTCTCTCTATAAATGAAAAAAATATATCAAAAACTATATCTCCGAATAAAAGATAAGTAAACATTCCAAAATAAGGAAATATTATTTTAGAAAAATTTTCAAAAGAAAAATTATTTATTTTCAAAAAACTATACAGGATAGAAAAAATAAATATATATATAAATAAAACTTTAAAGTGTCCTAAAAATTTTATAAAACTTTTCAATAAAATCACCTAGATATCAAATTAAATACATTATATTTTATCATATTAGAATTTTAATTTCAAGAAATTAAAGAATGACTTTCTCAAAATAAAAAAATATGATATAATTATTTAGGAAACTTAAACAAGAACTAGAGGTGTAAAATGGAAAGTAGTGGAAAAGTAACAAGTATTAACGGCAAAAAAATAAAAGTAATGATGTTTAAAGAAAGTTCTTGTGCTCATTGTTCTGGTTGTGGAGAAGCAAGTAAACTTACAAGAGAAATCGAACTAGAATACAATCCTCACAAGCAAAAAATAGAGATTGGAGATATAGTTACATTTGAATTAGCTGATTCAAAAATGTTAAAGATAGGATTTTTGGTATATGTTCTTCCGATAATAATGATGATGGTAGGATTTATTATATCAAATATGATGGGAAATAGAGAAAGAGAAAGTGTTTTATTTTCTTTTGGAACTTTGGCAGTGACTTTTTTATTAATTCATCTATATGATAGATTTGTTGTAAAAGAAAAAGTTAATATGGATATAACAAAAATTGAAAAGGACAACAAAGAGTTTGATATAGATAGTTGCGAAGTAAAAAAAGATTAGGAGCGTGCTATGAAAAAAATTATATGTCTTTTTGTTTTAATTGGTGTAGTTTCTTTTTCTAATCAAAAAACAGTTTACAAAAATCAATTAAAAATTTTAAATGATTTGGTAGTTTGCAAAGGAGATAACTCTATTTTTACAGGGAAAGTGGTAGATGGTAAAAATAGAGAATATTTTAAAAAAGGGAAAGCTCAAGGAAAATGGCTGACTTTTTATGAAAATGGAAAACTGAAATCTATTGAAAATTGGTCAGAGGGAAACTTAAATGGAAAGCATATAATTTACAGAGAAAATGGTACAAAATACGTTGAGATAAATTACAAAGATGGAAAAGAAAATGGCGAGTACAAGATTTTTTATGAAAATGGAAAGCCTAGAGTTTATGGAAAATTTAAAAAGGGTAAACCTATTGGAGAATGGAAAGTTTATAGAAAAGGATAAAAAAAATTGAAAATAAAAACAGAGAATTATAAATTTTTTCAAAATAAAAGTTGTGAATATTTTCCTTGCCATAAGATAGATGATATAGAAAAATTTAATTGTCTTTTTTGCTATTGTCCACTATATGCTTTGGGAGAGAAATGTGGTGGAAATTTTAAATATACAGAGTCAGGGATAAAAAATTGCACTTATTGTAATCTTCCTCACATAAAAGAGATAGGATATCAACATATTCAAGGAAAAATATCAGAAATATTAAAAAAGGTAAAAAAAGATTGACCGAAATAAAAAAATATGTTATAATCTTCCTTGGTTAGAAACAATAGCTACGAGGGTACACCTAGTCGCATTCCGAACCTAGAAGTTAAGCTCGTAAACGCTGAAAGTACTTGGGGGGCAGCCCTCTGGGAGGATAGGAAGTTTCTAACCTTTTTTTTGTTTATATAGCTTTTTTAGGAGGCTTATTTTGAAGAATAGATATTATGTTACAATAACAGATTTAAAAGGAATGAAATGCTATTCATTTGATAAGATAATAAAAAAATATATTTTAGTAGTGGGAATATCTTTGTTGTTTAGTATAAGTGCTTTAGTGACAGTAGTCCTTGTATTAAATCACAAAGTAAAGCAATATAGTTATTATAGAGTTCAAAATGAAGAACTTGTTGGAAAAATAGAAGAGAATAAAAAAGAGTATTTGGCTCAAATAGAAAAAGCTAGAGAAGAAATTTCAGCTAAAGAGTTGGAGCTTGAAAATATTACTACAAAAATAGACGAGATTGAAAAAATAATGGGAGAAGAAATATCTTCTGGAGAACCATTAACAGAAACAGAAAAATTAGATTTGGCAAAAATGAATATTTTAGAAAGAAAATTTTTGTTACAAACTATTCCTAATGGAAAACCTTTAGATCCATTCAAAGGGTATTCAAGTGTGTATGGTACTAGAGAACACCCAATTTTAGAAAAACAAATCTATCATTATGGACTAGATTTTAAAGGAACTAAGGGGACAAAAATAATATCACCAGCTGACGGAATAATAGAGTTTGCAGGATACAATTCTGGAGGATTTGGAAATCTTGTTATAATGGATCATGGTTATGGATTTAAAACTTATTATGCTCATATGAGTAAAATAGATGTAAAAGTTGGGCAAGTTGTCAGAAAGGGACAAAAATTAGGAGAAGTAGGAAGTACAGGAAGATCTACAGGACCACATCTTCACTATGAGATACATTACCTTGGAAAAAGAGTAAATCCAATGTCTTTTACAGAATGGAATATAGATAATTACAATAGTCTTTTTGAAAAAGAAAAGGGGGTAAAATGGCAGTCTTTAGTAGAAATGATAAAACATCAGACGCAGGCTTTTCAGGAAAGGAAATAACTAAAATCACAAAGGGAAGTGAATTTAGAGGGCAACTAAAAGTAGATGCGAATCTTTCGGTTGAGGGGAAAATCGATGGAAATGTTTGCTGTAATTATGGAATAACAATAGAAGAGGGAGCTTTTGGAGAAGGATTACTTCTTGCAAGAAAAGTTACTGTTAAAGGAAATTATAATGGAAAAATAGAAGCTGACCTTATTGAACTTCTTGATGGTTGTATGGTAACTGGAGAAATAATAAGTAATAGACTTCTTATAAAAGAGGGAGCTGTATTTGAAGGAGTTAGTAAATACAGAGAAGCACCTATTTCTGAAAAAGAGATGTTACTTCAAATAGAAAATAAAGAAGTAGAAAAAGATAATAAAAAATAAAACTTAGAAGACTGTTGCGAGAATATTTATTGCGACGGTCTTTTTTATACTAAGGAGGGAATATGAAGTTTAAATATTTTAAACTTGGGGAAAATTATCTAAAAGATTTAGAAAATAGAGAAAAAACTTTGATTGTATTCAATGATTATTTCTTAAAAAATACATTTTTAAAAAATAGAAAGAAAAATATTTTAGTTCCAAGTGGGACTTATTTAACTTGTGATGAATTTCAAAAGGAGATTTTTATAACAGAGAAAAGTGTCTTAACAGAGGCTAAAAGGCCTCTTACACTATATCAAAATATCTCATCTGAAATAAAATCTTCTGAAAAAATAAATAATTATTATGATATTATCGATATTGCTGATCTATTTTTTAATTATTATAAAGACCTTAATATAAATCTTATAAAAAATATAGATGAAAAAATCCTAACTAATTGGCAGAGAGAAAAAATAAATAAATTTCAGACTATAAAAAAAGATTATGATAGTTTTTTAGGAAAAAATAACTATATAATAAATGATTGGATAGTCTGTGAGGAAAATTTTAGAGAGGATTTTATCAAGAAATTTGAAAAAATAATCTTTGTAGATATTTTATATTTCTCCCCTCTTCTAAAAAAAATAATTAAAAAACTTGACGCTTTACTAGAGATAGAGTTTATTATCCAAGGAGATTCTAAAATCTATAATGAAAAAAATCTGTCTTTAAATAAGATAACTGCTAAAAATAGCTATTTTAATTTTGAAAAGAAAAATATAAAAATATATGAAACTTCAGAGGATATGGAAACTATTTTTGGTGTGTTGTATCTTATGGATAGAAAAAAAATAAAAAATATATATTTTCCAAAAGTAGAAGATGAATATTTTTCAAAACTTATGCCTAAATATTTTATAAATACGAAATTAAAAGTTATGGAAGATACTAAAACCTATAAATTTATGACACTGCAAAATAATCTTATTGGATCACTGGAGATAAAAAGAGGTTTTGGTCTAAAGATAGAGAGTTTTTTAGAGATTATTGAAAATAGTTTAAGTCAAAATATCTATAATATCTCGCCGAATGATAAAAAATCCTTTTATAAAATCTTAGAAAAAGAATATAGATATATAAATCTTAAAACTTTTGAGGAATTCGATTTAAAGGATATCCTAGAGGAAAATCAAGAGATTGTAGATATTTTTAAAAATATCTATGATGACTTAATAAAAATAAAAGATTTTAATTCTATCCAAGATTTTTATAATTATTTTAAAAATATTGGTTTTGAAAAAATATCTGATATAGATTATGTGGATTTTTTAGAAAAATTTCACGAGGTAATATTTAATATTAAAAGTAGTGAAAATCTTTTTGGAGAGAAAGGGTTTAAAGAGATATTTAAAAAGGATAGTGGAAGATATATCTATACCTTACTTATAAAATATCTTGAGGGGATAGAACTTAAGTCTGTTGAAAATGAGAAAAAAGAAGAATTTGTGGGAATAGTAAAAAAACTTGATGAGGCTAGGCTTAATTTTAATGGAGAGTCTTATTTTGTAGATGTAAATAATAACTATCTTCCTGGAACTATCGAAAGAAATAAAATATTTACTGACAGACAACTTGAAATTTTGGGATTTATGACAAAAGATGAAAAGATAAATCTTGCAAAATATCGTTTCTATCAAGCTCTTGGAAATTCCAAAGAAAATATTATATTCTATAAAAATGAAAAAGAGGGAAAACTTGGAAAATCAATATTTTTAGAAGAACTTATGATGGAATATAATCTAAATCTAGAAAAAAATATTATGGATAACTCAAACATTATAAAAATGGTAGAAGAATATTTTTATAAAGAAAGAGGTTTTAAAATAGAAAATCAAAACTTTAATATAAAGAAAGATTTGGAAAAACTGGTTAATAAAGATAATCAAATTACAGTTGGAGCTTATGATATTGTAAATATAAATGACTGTCAATATAGATATCTTTTAGGAAATATTTTAGGAATTGAAGAAACAAAAGAAAATAGTTATGGTGGTTCTGCTCGTATTTTAGGAATTATAGTTCATAGTATTTTGGAAAAAATAACAGATAAAATATATTATAAGATAATAAAAGAAAATAATTTTGATGTAGACCCTACTTTAGTAAAAGAGATAGTTCAAAAAGAGATGCTTAGAAATAATATGAAGTATCCAACCTATGTGGATTTATATTTTGAAAAAGTTTTGATACCAACTTTTGAAAAGAATATAATAGAGTTTTATAAAAAAATGGAAAAAGAGTTAAAAGGTGAAAAGGTAAAAACATTCTTTGGAGAAAAAAATAAAATCTATATAAGTGATTATAACGAAGATGATAAGACAAAACCAGATTTTGTTATAAAAGGTAGAGCAGATTTAGTGGTAACTACTGAAAAAGAAAATTTTATAATAGATTATAAAACTGGAAGTTCTACAGATGGACAGCTCGATATTTATTCAATAATTCTTTGCGGAGATTCTGAAGGAGCAAAAAAATATATATATAATGTAGTAAAAGGAGAGTTAAAATCTCCAGAAGATAAAAAGGATAAGATTACAAAAGAACAACTTAACGAGATATTTAAAAAGTTTGTAGAAGATGAAAATTTTGAAAGAAAAGAAAAATCTTGTGGAAATTGTGAGTATAAAAATATTTGTAGAAAGGACGTGATATAATGTCTAAAAAAATATTAAAAGCCAGTGCAGGAACAGGAAAAACTTATAGACTGGCACTAGAATACGTGGTTTCTCTTATAAAAGGGGAAAAATTTTCAGATATTATAGTTATGACCTTTACAAATAAAGCTATTGCTGAGATTGAAGAGAGAATTATAAAATTTTTGTATGATTTATCCTATGAAACAAAGGACAGTGAAAATCTAAAAAGTTCTATAAATAACCTTTATCCAGACTTAGTTTTAAAAAGAGATGAGATTGAAAAAATATATAAGGATTTGATAATCAATAAGGAAAAACTTGGAATTTATACTCTAGACTCTTTTAAAATCAATATTTTTAAAAATGCTATTGCTCCTATGAAAGAGGTTTTTTCTTATGAAATAATAGATGATGAGGAAAATAGTGAGATTTTAAAGAAAGTTTTTGAAAAAATTTCAGATAATAGGGAACTTTTTTCACAGTTTGAGGAATTTTTTAGCGACAATGTAGAAAGAGATGTTGAAAAATATATTGGGATTTTAAAAAATCTTGTAAAATATAGATGGCGTTATATCTTTATAAATAAAGGTGAAAAACTAAAAGAAAGAAAAGAATTTTTAGTTGATGAAAAAGAAATAGTAAATCTTTTAGATGAAATTAAAATAAAAATAGAGGAACTTTGTGAATTAAAAGCAGAAGGAAAACCATTAGAAGAATATGCTAACAAAATATTTAAAAAGTATTTATATTTAGAAAACTTCAACGAAAAAAGAGATTTCTTTATACAAAATTTAGAAGAATTGATAACTAATGATAATCTTCATAATGGAAGAAAAACAACAGCTAAAAAGGAAAATATTATTCAATATAAAGAAGAAATGGCAGTTTTAAAAGAAAATCTAAATAATCTTTTATCTAAAAAAATCTTTAACGAAAGAATAATCCCTTATGAAAAGCAAGTTTTAAATTTTGTAGAGATATTTTTTAATATCTATGATGAGATAAAATTTAAAGAGAAAAAGTTCACTCAAGATGATTTGAAAGATTACCTTTTGATGTATTTAGAAGATGAAAAAGTAAATCTTATAAAAAATAATCAAATAACAGATTATATGAAAGAGATTATTGAAAGTGAATGTTCATCTATATTTATTGATGAGTTCCAAGACACAAGTATTGCTCAGTGGAAATTGTTAGAGCCTTTTATAAACTCTGCTAAAAATATTATCTGTGTTGGTGATGAAAAACAAAGTATTTATGGTTGGCGTGATGGAGAAAAAAATCTTTTTAGGGATTTGGCAACTGTAATAGATGGAGAGGAAGAAAATTTAGACACATCTTTTAGAAGTGAAGAAAATATTGTAGAGTTTATAAATGAAATTTTTGAAAATATCCTTGAAAAAACAGGTATAGAGTGGGATTTTATAAAATCTAAATCTAACAAAAAAGGAAGAGAAGGATTAGTAAGAATTTATAATTTTAATCTTACAAAGGAAGAAAAGAAAAAAATTAAAGAAGAAAAAAGAGAGATAGATAAAACCGAATATATAAAAACTATAATTGATGTTTTAAAAAATGATTTCAATGAAAATTATAAAGGGATAGGAATTATTGCTAGAAAAAATGAAACTTTAAGTGAAATCGCTGAAGAGTTATTAAAAAATAAAATTCCTTATACTTTAGAGGCTAAAAAAAGTATATTTGACCATAAAGGTGTGGTACCTATTATAAAACTTTTAAAATATTTTTTAACAGAAAATATTTTTTATCTTTTAGAATTTTTAAGAGATGATTTGATTTTAGTAGAAGATAGTTTTATAGAAAAAATAGTAGAAGTTTGGAACTTGAAAAATGATAAAATTTCTATATTCTTTGAAAATGTTTTAGAATGCGGTGAATATCCTGAAGAGAAGAAAATAATTAAAAAAATAGGTAAGATTTATAAAAAATATTCTGAAACAGAATTTAGAAATATGGATATAGTTTTGGATATAATAAAAGAGTTTGGAATTGTTGAAATCTATAACAAAGAAAATGAGATAAAAAATATTTATAAATTTGTGACTGTGTCTAAAAATTTTGAAAATATAAAAGAGTTTTTAGAAGAGATTGAGGAAAATTCATCAAAAGATATTTATTTACAACCAACATCTCAAGAGGAAAACACTGTCAGTCTTTTAACTATTCATAAATCTAAGGGATTAGAATACGATACAGTATTTTATATCTTAGATGAAGATAAAAATAATCCTGATAAAGGACTTAATTTTAATATTAAATTTGATAAAAATTATTTGAATATTGAGGATTATTTAGTTTGTAACTCTAAAAATGAAAAATTTTTGACATATTTAGATGAGGTTTTTGATTTTTACTCTTTTAAAGAGAAAAAGAAAAAAGAAGAGGAATTAAATAATCTCTATGTTGCTTTAACTCGTCCAAAAGGAAATCTATTTATTTTTATTGTACATTTAAAGGAAGAAAGCCTTTTTAAAAATCTTTTTGAAAGTTATAGAAGAGAGGATTATTATCAAATTGGAGAGTTAAAAAAATACGACTATCCAGAAAAAGAAAAAACTATAAGTCAAGAGATAGATTTTAGAATAGATTTTGAATCTTTGGAAAAATCTCAAGAGAAACTAAATGAAAATATAGAAAAAATTAAAAATGATTCCTATAAATATAGTTTAGAGCTAGAAGAAAAGAGAAATATAGGAAATATTGTTCACTACTTTTTAGAAAATATAAAATATGGAGAGAAAGAGGAGATAGAACTTGCTCTTAAGAAAACTTTTTCAAAATATGGAGCGTTATTTGGAGAGAAAAAATTAAAAGATGAGATTTTATCAAAGGAAAAAATAGAGAAAATCTTTAAAAATAATCCTGATATTTTCTCTAAAAAATGGGATATTATCTATAATGAATATTCTATTTATTCAGAGCAAGAGAAAAAACTTTACAGAATAGATAGATTGATGATTGATAACAAAACCAAAGAGATTTATATTGTGGACTATAAGACAGGAACTTATGAGGAAGAGCAACTTAAAAACTATAAAGAGTTAGTAGAATTTGAACTATCGAGAATAAAAGAAAAAAATTATACAGTGAAAACTAAATATATAGAAATTTACTAATTAGTATGGTATAATTTTTATAAAAATTATTAGGAGGAAAAATAAAAAATGTTAGATATTGATATGATATATGATTATCCTTTATACAGACCACCTAGTGAAGCTTATAGCTTGATTATTCAAATAACTTTAGGTTGCTCTCACAATAAATGTACATTCTGTAAAATGTATAAGGATAAAAAATTTACAATAAAACCTATTGAACAAATAAAAAAAGAGATAGATTTCTTCAGAAGAAGAGTTGGATATATTGAGAAAATATTTTTGGCTGACGGAGATGCTTTAATAATTCCTACACCAAAACTTTTAGAAATTTTAGACTATATCAATGAAAAATTTCCTGAAAATAAAAGAATATCTTTATATGCAAGTCCAAAATCAATTCTTTTAAAAACTCCAGAAGAATTAAAGGAAATAAGAGAAAAAGGAGTAAAACTTGTTTATATTGGAATGGAAAGTGGAGATAATGAAGTTCTTAAGGATATAAACAAAGGAGTTACAGCAGAGGAAATAACAGAAGCTTCTCTGAAAGCTAAAGAAGCAGGATTCCAAATCTCTGTAACAGTTATAGCTGGAATTTGTGGAGAAAAAGATAGCACAAACCACGCTCTAAACACTGCAAAAGTTATTAATAAAATAATTCCAGATTATTTTAGCATATTATGTTTGGTAGTTCACGATGGAACAGAGATAGACAGAAAAATAAAAGCTGGAGAATTTAGAGAAGCAAGTGGAGAGAATATTTTAAAAGAGATAAGAATGATAGTGGAAAATATAAATATTCCTAAAGGAGAAAAAGTTATATTTAGATCAAACCACGCTTCAAATTATTTAGGACTTAAGGGAGATTTTCCAGAGGATAAAGAAAAGTTCCTTTCAGAAATTAATTTTGCTATAAAAAATGACTATGTTAGAGAGAGAAATGAGAGATATTTAAAATATTAAAAAAATTCTGTATTAAAATCAGAAAAATTTAATAAAAAAATATTGATTTTTATAGGATTTTATGATATACTTAACTAGTTACGCATAGGAAAGGTATTCAGCAACCTAGACTAGCGACAAATATATACTTTTGGAGGTGCTTATATGTACGCAGTTATAAAAACTGGTGGAAAACAGTACAAAGTTACAGAAGGTGACGTTTTAAGAGTTGAGAAGCTTAATGCTGAAGTTAATCAAACAGTAGAATTAACAGATGTTCTATTAGTAGCTAATGGAGAAGATGTAAAAGTTGGAACTCCAGTAGTTGAAGGAGCAAAAGTTCTAGTGGAAGTTTTAAACCAAGGAAAAGGTGCAAAAGTTATTAACTTCAAATACAAGCCAAAAACAGGAAATCATAGAAAAAAAGGTCACAGACAACTTTTCACTGAAATTAAAGTTACAGCAATCAATGCATAATTAAAATGACAAAGATTGAGGTTATTAGAAAAAGCGGTAGTGTTGTGAAATATCAAGCTACTGGACATTCAGAATATGGAGAATATGGGTCAGATATAGTTTGTGCAGCCCTTTCGACTGTACTTCAAATGCCTCTTGCAGGTTTTCAAGATGTATTAGATATTTATCCAAGATTTGAAATAAATTCTGATGGTTTCATATGTGTCGACCTTGACGGTATGAATTTAAAAGGCAAAGAAAGAGAAGTGCA includes:
- a CDS encoding B12-binding domain-containing radical SAM protein, which gives rise to MLDIDMIYDYPLYRPPSEAYSLIIQITLGCSHNKCTFCKMYKDKKFTIKPIEQIKKEIDFFRRRVGYIEKIFLADGDALIIPTPKLLEILDYINEKFPENKRISLYASPKSILLKTPEELKEIREKGVKLVYIGMESGDNEVLKDINKGVTAEEITEASLKAKEAGFQISVTVIAGICGEKDSTNHALNTAKVINKIIPDYFSILCLVVHDGTEIDRKIKAGEFREASGENILKEIRMIVENINIPKGEKVIFRSNHASNYLGLKGDFPEDKEKFLSEINFAIKNDYVRERNERYLKY
- a CDS encoding ribosomal-processing cysteine protease Prp; translated protein: MTKIEVIRKSGSVVKYQATGHSEYGEYGSDIVCAALSTVLQMPLAGFQDVLDIYPRFEINSDGFICVDLDGMNLKGKEREVHTLLESMVVVLRGLAKEYPKNIKLVEKEEN
- the rplU gene encoding 50S ribosomal protein L21, with translation MYAVIKTGGKQYKVTEGDVLRVEKLNAEVNQTVELTDVLLVANGEDVKVGTPVVEGAKVLVEVLNQGKGAKVINFKYKPKTGNHRKKGHRQLFTEIKVTAINA
- a CDS encoding UvrD-helicase domain-containing protein — protein: MSKKILKASAGTGKTYRLALEYVVSLIKGEKFSDIIVMTFTNKAIAEIEERIIKFLYDLSYETKDSENLKSSINNLYPDLVLKRDEIEKIYKDLIINKEKLGIYTLDSFKINIFKNAIAPMKEVFSYEIIDDEENSEILKKVFEKISDNRELFSQFEEFFSDNVERDVEKYIGILKNLVKYRWRYIFINKGEKLKERKEFLVDEKEIVNLLDEIKIKIEELCELKAEGKPLEEYANKIFKKYLYLENFNEKRDFFIQNLEELITNDNLHNGRKTTAKKENIIQYKEEMAVLKENLNNLLSKKIFNERIIPYEKQVLNFVEIFFNIYDEIKFKEKKFTQDDLKDYLLMYLEDEKVNLIKNNQITDYMKEIIESECSSIFIDEFQDTSIAQWKLLEPFINSAKNIICVGDEKQSIYGWRDGEKNLFRDLATVIDGEEENLDTSFRSEENIVEFINEIFENILEKTGIEWDFIKSKSNKKGREGLVRIYNFNLTKEEKKKIKEEKREIDKTEYIKTIIDVLKNDFNENYKGIGIIARKNETLSEIAEELLKNKIPYTLEAKKSIFDHKGVVPIIKLLKYFLTENIFYLLEFLRDDLILVEDSFIEKIVEVWNLKNDKISIFFENVLECGEYPEEKKIIKKIGKIYKKYSETEFRNMDIVLDIIKEFGIVEIYNKENEIKNIYKFVTVSKNFENIKEFLEEIEENSSKDIYLQPTSQEENTVSLLTIHKSKGLEYDTVFYILDEDKNNPDKGLNFNIKFDKNYLNIEDYLVCNSKNEKFLTYLDEVFDFYSFKEKKKKEEELNNLYVALTRPKGNLFIFIVHLKEESLFKNLFESYRREDYYQIGELKKYDYPEKEKTISQEIDFRIDFESLEKSQEKLNENIEKIKNDSYKYSLELEEKRNIGNIVHYFLENIKYGEKEEIELALKKTFSKYGALFGEKKLKDEILSKEKIEKIFKNNPDIFSKKWDIIYNEYSIYSEQEKKLYRIDRLMIDNKTKEIYIVDYKTGTYEEEQLKNYKELVEFELSRIKEKNYTVKTKYIEIY